The Bicyclus anynana chromosome 4, ilBicAnyn1.1, whole genome shotgun sequence genome window below encodes:
- the LOC112058458 gene encoding uncharacterized protein LOC112058458, giving the protein MLKPYRVLLAVLISIMVVVSLVVLYLVYGLVESASVDTKTKLIIDHDGGADDAMALFMALLYEKYHEGPEVIALTTTHGNVGEEQTYNNTQRILSIAERKDVPIFRGSSRALLSGLPSDHYFGVDGLGDNGTAVYDAIAPEKDHAVFALIELSKKYKDELVIVALGPLTNIALAVRIDPDFLSRLSQLFVGAGHVYGDNFTKPEFNAAMDVEAYHIVVNSGRPDKLTIIPFSQILTYQKLDKEWRHDTLGSIKTKIMDSLNTFEQISFKSNSYWCLLDPAAMAIALEEHTVVDYALYTNNSIILYDKSRGINTNDYVQEEGANARLIFKVNKDSYKEFLYNLFSSDLLVSTS; this is encoded by the exons ATGTTAAAACCGTATAGAGTTTTATTAGCGGTACTGATTTCAATCATGGTGGTAGTGAGTTTGGTTGTTCTGTATCTAGTCTATGGATT AGTTGAATCAGCCAGCGTCGATACGAAGACAAAACTGATTATAGACCACGATGGAGGCGCAGACGACGCCATGGCTCTATTCATGGCCTTATTGTATGAAAAATACCATGAGGG ACCAGAAGTGATAGCGTTGACTACTACTCACGGCAACGTGggtgaggaacaaacatacaacaaCACACAGCGGATACTCAGCATTGCTGAGAGGAAAGAT GTTCCGATATTCAGAGGCAGTAGCAGAGCGCTGTTGTCAGGATTGCCATCGGACCACTACTTTGGCGTCGACGGGCTCGGAGACAACGGCACGGCGGTGTACGATGCTATTGCCCCAGAAAAGGACCACGCGGTCTTCGCCCTGATAGAACTGTCCAAAAAATACAAAG ATGAACTGGTGATAGTAGCGTTGGGTCCTCTTACAAACATAGCTCTGGCGGTCAGAATCGATCCCGACTTCCTCTCAAGACTGTCGCAGCTTTTCGTCGGAGCTGGACACGTTTACG GGGACAATTTCACTAAGCCGGAGTTTAACGCCGCTATGGACGTGGAAGCCTACCACATTGTGGTAAACAGTGGCAGACCGGATAAATTGACAATCATACCGTTCTCTCAGATACTGACTTACCAAAAGTTAGATAAG gAATGGAGACACGATACACTCGGGTCTATTAAGACCAAAATCATGGACTCACTAAATACGTTCGAGCAGATATCATTCAAGAGCAACAGTTACTGGTGTCTCCTGGACCCCGCAGCGATGGCTATCGCTTTGGAAGAGCACACTGTTGTAGACTACGCCTTATATACGAACAACAGCATTATATTGTATG acAAATCCAGAGGAATCAATACAAATGATTACGTACAAGAGGAAGGAGCGAACGCCAGATTGATATTCAAAGTAAATAAGGACTCGTACAAAGAGTTTCTGTATAATCTGTTTTCATCAGATTTATTAGTCAGTACTAGTTAA